The genome window TCAGGTGCTGGAGTATGCCCGCGCACTCAGCGAGGCACCACGAAGGGGAGTCCCCGGCAAGGCACTGCTGCGCTTCAGCGGCACCATCCCGGCGGATGATCTTCGTGCAATCGCGCGGGCCGTGGAGGAAGATTGCGAGCGCGTCGATCCGAATGGGTGGTAGACTGCTCCTCGACACCAGCGTCATCGTCGATCTCTTCACCGACGGCTCTGCCGTCCAGCATTTGCTCGCTGCGGCCGATGAGGTGTTCGTACCGGCCATTGCGCTCGGCGAACTCTTCTATGGAGCGCAGCGCTCGAACCGTCGTGAGGCCAATCTGGCCCAGGTCGAAGCCTTTGCGTCCGCTGCCGCCGTGCTCCCCTGCGACCTGCAGACGGCACGGCACTACGGTGAGATCAGGGACGCGCTGCGCGCCAGAGGCCGCCCACTCCCGGAGAACGACATCTGGATCGCCTCCCTGGCGAGACAGTACGCCCTCACAGTGGCCACCCGTGACTCTCACTTCCGCGAGATCGACGGCCTCGCATTGGTCGCCTGGTAGCCGCTCGTAACGCGGTTGATCCGTGTCGGAGTGTGATCGAGGACGTGCGTTCCGGCAGATCCCTCACCCCATGATGGCGAGGGCGCCCAGCACCGGCTCGCCGAGCCGCCGCTCCCCCTCGATCCGGACCCGCTCCTCCGCCGCCTCGCGTGACAGACCCTTCGTGAACAGACGCCACGCCGCATCCGCGTCCGCCGTGACGGTGGCGTCCGGGCGCGGGGCAGCCCCGGCGTGGAGGGTCCAGCGGCCGCCCTCCCGCAGGAGCGTCCATTCGTCCCCCGCCTCGCCCGTGACGGCGAAGAGCACCGCCGTGCCCTCCGGCGCGTCCACGTCGCGGTACGCGTGCGGGAGCGCGCGCACGAAGGTGTCGAGCACCGGGTGGAGCCACTCGCGTCCGGTGAGCGGCGCCCGCCCCACGGCATCGCGGATCTGCTGCTGGTGGTGCCAGCGCTCGGTGTACTCGCGCGCCGTGTCCATCCAGTTCGCGGACGTCTCCTCGCCCGCCCACGCGACCGGGAAGAGCGCGGGCCCGCGCGGGTCCAGCCCCTCGAACAGGCGGGCGACCTCCGGCCCGGTGAAGCCGTGCAGCTCCACCAGCAGCCGCGGACTGATGCGGCGCGCCGCGTCCACCCACACCGCGTTGATGTGGTCCAGGAAGGCAACGAAGCCGCGGTAGCCGTCGATGGGCCGGTCCGGCGGAGGCGGCGGCATCCCGTCGCGTCGGAAGGAGAGCTGCCGCACGTCCCCGTCCAGCAGGTGCGCGGCTACGTCCTTGACCGTCCAGAGCGGCGCCGCCGTCGGACGCCGCCACTCCTCGTCGGAGAGGCTGGAGAGGAGGGCGATCAGCTCGGCGTGCAGCGGCCCGAACCGCTCCGCGACGTGAACAGGCTCGACGGGAATCATCGGTCTCCTCCTCGGCGGTGGAAGCGGGCGCCGGCCCGGCGGCGGTGTTACCTTCCCGGCCGGCTGCGGCTACAGGATGCCCGTGAAGTTGACGAGGAGCCAGGCCATCAGCCCCAGCACCGTGTAGCCGGCGATCTGCTCCGCGCGGCCGGGGGGCGGCGGCGGCGGGGGCGGGATCCGGGCGGCCTCCACCCCGGGCTCCCCCGGCGTCTGCGGCTGGTCCGCGGGCTCGCGCCGGGTGGGGG of Longimicrobiaceae bacterium contains these proteins:
- a CDS encoding type II toxin-antitoxin system VapC family toxin, giving the protein MGGRLLLDTSVIVDLFTDGSAVQHLLAAADEVFVPAIALGELFYGAQRSNRREANLAQVEAFASAAAVLPCDLQTARHYGEIRDALRARGRPLPENDIWIASLARQYALTVATRDSHFREIDGLALVAW
- a CDS encoding maleylpyruvate isomerase N-terminal domain-containing protein is translated as MIPVEPVHVAERFGPLHAELIALLSSLSDEEWRRPTAAPLWTVKDVAAHLLDGDVRQLSFRRDGMPPPPPDRPIDGYRGFVAFLDHINAVWVDAARRISPRLLVELHGFTGPEVARLFEGLDPRGPALFPVAWAGEETSANWMDTAREYTERWHHQQQIRDAVGRAPLTGREWLHPVLDTFVRALPHAYRDVDAPEGTAVLFAVTGEAGDEWTLLREGGRWTLHAGAAPRPDATVTADADAAWRLFTKGLSREAAEERVRIEGERRLGEPVLGALAIMG